The Corythoichthys intestinalis isolate RoL2023-P3 chromosome 1, ASM3026506v1, whole genome shotgun sequence genome has a segment encoding these proteins:
- the LOC130917752 gene encoding zinc finger protein OZF-like — translation MSDIKQEAEPETPRIKEEEQEEETTFPLTVIVKSKEDELSSAESGAAKPSGGISFQHLTTNEEAVSQLDGLLLKISTLRSTIPPHIKQEESEMSDIKQEAEPVTPFIKEEEQEDEITFPLTVIVKSEEDELSSEESGAAKPSSGSSFQHLTPNEEGKSKPDGLLAPLSNSEDVTTHSSDFTTDEEDVDVDPKSRKSLKKSSLTRDSKNYAGGKRFACTHCDKIFSWKHHLQRHMHTHTGDRPFACSVCGRRFNDKGNLNKHATIHTGEKPFACSICEKTFSWKSQLIRHMHTHTGEKPFLCTVCDKRFITKIELNYHSRTHTGEKPCVCTCCGKRFTRKGDLTNHKRAHTGEKPYPCSFCDKRFCVKQALTRHTRMHTGEKPFPCSLCDKRFSENGELLRHGRKWHGVSKKTLTQEQHYESHSRTHTGE, via the coding sequence ATGTCGGACATCAAACAGGAAGCGGAGCCAGAGACCCCCAGGattaaagaagaagaacaggaaGAGGAAACCACTTTTCCACTGACTGTCATTGTGAAGAGCAAAGAAGATGAACTTTCAAGCGCAGAGAGCGGAGCCGCGAAACCTTCGGGCGGCATCTCATTTCAACACCTGACAACAAATGAAGAGGCAGTATCGCAACTGGACGGCCTCTTGCTGAAGATTTCCACCCTGAGAAGCACGATCCCCCCCCACATTAAACAGGAGGAGTCAGAGATGTCGGACATCAAACAGGAAGCGGAGCCAGTGACCCCCTTcattaaagaagaagaacaggaaGATGAAATCACTTTTCCATTGACTGTCATTGTGAAGAGCGAAGAAGATGAACTTTCAAGCGAAGAGAGCGGAGCCGCGAAACCTTCGAGCGGCAGCTCATTTCAACACCTGACACCAAATGAAGAGGGAAAATCGAAACCGGACGGCCTCTTGGCGCCACTCTCAAACAGTGAAGACGTGACAACCCACTCTTCGGATTTTACCACTGATGAAGAGGATGTGGACGTTGACCCAAAGTCtaggaaatctttaaaaaagtcatcATTGACAAGAGATTCAAAAAACTACGCGGGTGGGAAACGATTTGCCTGCACACATTGCGATAAAATATTTTCTTGGAAGCATCACTTACAAAGACACATGCATACACACACTGGGGACAGACCAtttgcctgctcagtttgtggtagaAGATTCAACGATAAGGGAAATTTAAACAAACATGCAACtatacacactggagagaagccattTGCCTGCTCAATTTGCGAAAAAACTTTTTCTTGGAAGTCGCAGTTAATAAGACACATGCATactcacactggagaaaagccttttctctGCACAGTTTGTGATAAGAGATTCATCACGAAGATAGAATTAAACTATCATAGTAGAACACACACCGGCGAAAAGCCTTGTGTCTGTacatgttgtggtaaaagattcacacgAAAGGGAGATTTAACCAATCACAAAAgagcacacactggagagaagccttatccctgctcattttgtgataaAAGGTTTTGTGTGAAGCAAGCGTTAACAAGACACACGCGCatgcacactggagagaagccttttccctgctcactCTGCGATAAAAGATTCTCAGAGAATGGAGAGTTACTCAGACATGGAAGAAAATGGCATGGAGTTAGTAAGAAAACACTCACACAGGAGCAGCATTACGAATCGCACTCAAGAACCCACACCGGGGAATAA